One segment of Panicum virgatum strain AP13 chromosome 1K, P.virgatum_v5, whole genome shotgun sequence DNA contains the following:
- the LOC120713877 gene encoding SWI/SNF complex component SNF12 homolog, producing MASGGNPNPTGAPPQSRPPHPQQQQPPGGSPATPMTHLRPPSLAGSPFQGVFHTPPSHNPAFQIHMGASSPQTPLMAAAAAVAAQSAKRPPQKPPMRPPAPGSTSAAAAASAAAAYKAAAAAAAVANSGGVDLTPAARRNKKRKLPEKQLPDRVAALFPESALYTQLLEFEARVDAALARKMGDIQEALKTPPSLQRTLRIYVFNTFANQGPRTIPPPKNADPPTWSLKIIGRVLEDGAELDPASVVPKHNPVYPKFSQFFKRVTIALDPQLYPENPLIIWENARSAAQQEGFEVKRKGDKEFVANIRLEMNYNPEKFKLSQPMMEVLGVEVDTRARVIAALWQYIKAKKLQNPNDPSFFMCDPQLKKVFGEDKLKFAMLSQKISQHLTAPPPINLEHKIKLSGNGASGSACYDVLVDVPFPLQKEMMAFLANTEKHKDIEACDDVISASIKKIHEHRRRRAFFLGFSQSPVEFINALIASQSKDLKLVAGEANRNIDKERRADFYNQPWVEDAVIRYLNRKPANEGPGGGAGGS from the exons atggcctccggcGGCAACCCCAACCCCACCGGCGCCCCGCCCCAATCGCGTCCCCCgcatccccagcagcagcagccgccgggcGGCTCCCCGGCGACGCCCATGACCCACCTCCGCCCAccctccctcgccggctccCCGTTCCAGGGCGTCTTCCACACGCCGCCGTCCCACAACCCCGCCTTCCAGATCCACATGGGCGCCTCCTCGCCCCAGACCCCGCtcatggcggccgccgccgctgtcgcggCGCAATCGGCCAAGCGCCCCCCGCAGAAGCCCCCCATGCGCCCCCCGGCTCCCGGGTCTACCTCGGCCGCTGCGGCGGCTTCGGCAGCTGCCGCGTACaaggctgctgcggcggcggcggccgtggcgaacTCCGGAGGTGTCGACCTCACCCCCGCCGCGCGACGCAACAAGAAACGGAAGCTTCCGGAGAAGCAGCTGCCGGACCGCGTCGCCGCGCTGTTCCCGGAGTCGGCGCTCTACACGCAGCTGCTCGAGTTCGAGGCCCGCGTGGACGCGGCGCTGGCGCGGAAGATGGGGGACATCCAGGAGGCCCTCAAGACGCCGCCCTCGCTCCAGCGCACGCTCCGCATCTATGTCTTCAACACCTTCGCCAACCAGGGCCCGCGCACCATCCCGCCGCCCAAGAACGCCGACCCGCCCACCTGGTCGCTCAAGATCATCGGCCGGGTGCTCGAGGATGGCGCCGAGCTGGACCCTGCCAGCGTCGTGCCCAAGCACAACCCGGTGTACCCGAAGTTCTCCCAGTTCTTCAAGAGGGTGACCATTGCGCTGGACCCACAGCTGTACCCTGAAAACCCATTGATCATCTGGGAAAATGCGCGTTCTGCCGCCCAGCAGGAAGGGTTCGAGGTGAAGAGGAAAGGGGATAAGGAGTTTGTTGCGAACATCCGCCTGGAGATGAACTACAACCCTGAGAAGTTTAAGCTGTCACAGCCGATGATGGAGGTGCTTGGGGTTGAGGTGGACACTCGCGCGCGGGTGATTGCTGCCCTGTGGCAGTACATCAAGGCGAAGAAGCTTCAGAACCCAAACGACCCTTCCTTCTTCATGTGCGACCCTCAATTGAAGAAGGTGTTTGGGGAGGATAAGCTTAAGTTTGCGATGCTGTCACAGAAGATATCGCAGCATCTGACTGCCCCACCGCCAATCAACTTGGAACACAAGATTAAGCTATCAGGCAATGGAGCTTCTGGAAGTGCTTGCTATGATGTGCTGGTGGATGTGCCCTTCCCCCTGCAGAAGGAGATGATGGCATTCCTTGCCAACACGGAGAAGCACAAGGACATTGAGGCCTGCGATGATGTGATATCCGCCTCGATCAAGAAGATCCATGAGCACCGCAGGAGGAGGGCTTTCTTCCTGGGTTTCAGTCAGTCCCCAGTGGAGTTCATCAACGCCCTGATAGCTTCTCAGAGCAAAGATTTGAAGCTGGTCGCTGGCGAAGCGAATAGGAACATTGATAAGGAAAGACGTGCAGACTTCTACAACCAACCATG GGTTGAGGATGCTGTTATAAGATACCTGAATCGCAAGCCAGCTAATGAGGGCCcaggtggtggtgctggtggttcTTGA